A DNA window from Anastrepha obliqua isolate idAnaObli1 chromosome 5, idAnaObli1_1.0, whole genome shotgun sequence contains the following coding sequences:
- the LOC129248560 gene encoding uncharacterized protein LOC129248560: MSNWNTICRICSSPAEYEIFEKIPAYLHASSNEFLNWQKTINVLLEETTGLKCSENDGLPNKICALCISYLKHAVSFREQCVNNSLTLKAVYLLQQPNQKNSASKRNIDKDSLLITAQELNFTNERQVDTNLLNNNYSQDQNKVCKQLLNNNFQANAPTQQNIEQQLRYLNLLFNKDTNAGLQTYKRRKDSSALDFENTIASGGDRYAEEDFQTATSSDENDVTVIAQKHNIFSYKEKNFEEDDIMDIDELRDAITINIPESCKERKCRACFRRFMFEDSYNEHMSTCIEYKFLTYIEEINRLLDIRRSKAISPHEFVRRMIFCIRKTCEWLKKANCGDMLLPDLVQNGSNAEEKSKCRLESECKSSAASSGDQKQTTAQVAYNEKSRKRYDLAKHNKMTDLQTKINSNAHDKNLKTNDVITGGKIFESQKIVRSNATTPITINNNVLYEIERSQNILPNLDLELDPDVKKPIALLALKNTTPCTATFNCSARADNVVSALKDTAERLTFLQKLQQAASQQSPTSGNSTRATEPGTLLINVRKDLLPLTPPSKQHATSPAAVTPKTIPLTPLRRNVSFSARCNPCNLLFETLAALEIHNAMYHNHMPIQPIKPTEEAQLKDIEREVEHKRIIALFEDEDDEDDLNAI, translated from the exons ATGTCAAATTGGAATACTATTTGTCGTATATGTTCCAGTCCTGCTGAATACGAGATTTTCGAGAAGATACCAGCGTATTTACATGCCAGCTCAAATGAGTTCCTAAATTGGCAGAAAACAATAAACGTCCTGTTGGAGGAAACAACAGGACTAAAG TGTTCTGAAAATGATGGTTTGCCAAATAAGATCTGTGCACTTTGCATTTCCTACCTAAAACATGCAGTATCTTTTCGTGAACAATGTGTTAACAACTCTTTGACTTTGAAAGCCGTTTACTTGCTGCAGCAACCAAATCAAAAGAACAGCGCAAGCAAAAGAAATATTGATAAAGATAGTCTATTAATTACTGCGCAAGAACTGAATTTTACAAATGAACGTCAAGTAGACACTAATCTACTTAACAATAATTATTCGCAAGATCAGAATAAAGTGTGTAAACAATTGCTAAATAACAACTTTCAAGCGAATGCTCCCACTcaacaaaatatcgaacaaCAGTTACGATATCTGAATTTGCTCTTCAATAAAGACACTAATGCCGGTCTGCAAACGTATAAACGCAGAAAGGATAGTTCAGCATTGGATTTTGAAAATACCATTGCAAGCGGTGGTGATCGCTATGCCGAAGAAGACTTTCAAACAGCCACGTCGAGCGATGAAAACGACGTGACCGTAATCGCGCAGAAGCacaacattttttcatacaaagaAAAGAATTTCGAAGAAGATGATATTATGGATATAGACGAGCTACGTGATGCTATTACAATCAACATACCGGAAAGTTGTAAGGAACGCAAATGTCGTGCATGTTTCCGTCGCTTTATGTTTGAAGATTCGTATAATGAGCACATGAGTACATGTATCGAATATAAATTCCTCACATATATCGAGGAAATTAATAGACTATTGGATATCCGCCGCAGTAAGGCTATTTCGCCACATGAATTTGTGCGGCGCATGATTTTCTGCATCCGCAAGACTTGCGAGTGGCTGAAGAAAGCGAATTGTGGTGACATGTTGCTCCCCGATTTAGTACAGAATGGAAGCAACGCGGAAGAGAAAAGCAAATGCCGTTTAGAAAGCGAATGCAAAAGCTCTGCCGCATCGTCAGGCGATCAGAAGCAAACAACTGCACAGGTAGCATACAATGAAAAATCTCGTAAGCGCTATGATTTAGCTAAACATAATAAAATGACTGATTTACAAACTAAAATCAACTCCAATGCACAcgataaaaatcttaaaactaatGATGTAATTACCGGCGGTAAGATATTTGAAAGCCAAAAAATAGTACGCAGCAATGCCACCACaccaataacaataaataacaacGTTTTATACGAAATAGAGCgttctcaaaatattttacccAATTTAGATCTCGAACTGGacccagatgttaaaaaacccATTGCTTTATTGGCTCTTAAAAACACCACACCATGTACTGCCACCTTTAATTGTAGTGCTCGTGCCGATAATGTTGTGAGTGCACTGAAAGATACAGCCGAACGCTTAACATTCCTTCAGAAACTGCAACAGGCTGCCAGTCAACAGTCGCCAACATCTGGAAATTCCACACGTGCCACAGAACCAGGCACACTTTTAATAAATGTACGTAAAGACTTATTACCCCTAACGCCACCCAGCAAGCAACATGCAACATCACCAGCCGCAGTTACGCCAAAAACCATTCCCCTAACTCCATTGCGTCGTAATGTTAGCTTTAGTGCGCGTTGCAATCCATGTAATTTACTATTTGAGACACTCGCCGCACTCGAAATTCACAATGCAATGTATCACAATCATATGCCAATACAACCAATCAAACCAACGGAGGAGGCACAGCTGAAGGATATTGAAAGAGAGGTCGAACACAAACGTATTATTGCATTgtttgaagatgaagatgacGAAGATGATTTAAACGCAATATAG